The following are from one region of the Syngnathus acus chromosome 10, fSynAcu1.2, whole genome shotgun sequence genome:
- the zic3 gene encoding zinc finger protein ZIC 3: MTMLLDSGPQFASLGVGGFGAPRHHDISNRDASLGLNPFSESSHSAAFKISPVGHEITSAQTSAFTPQAGGYAAALGHAHGGQVGSYGGGAFNSTRDFLFRNRSVGESAAQSAQHGLFAASTGSLHGPPGIADNPGHLLFPGLHEQGVSHSSPSGHVVNSQMHLGLRGDIFGRADPYRPVASPRADPYGAAAQLHNYNHPINMNMGMNVPSHHGPGAFFRYMRQPIKQELSCKWIDEHQMNRPKKTCDRTFSTMHEMVTHVSMEHVGGPEQSNHICFWEDCPREGKSFKAKYKLVNHIRVHTGEKPFPCPFPGCGKIFARSENLKIHKRTHTGEKPFKCEFDGCDRRFANSSDRKKHMHVHTSDKPYICKVCDKSYTHPSSLRKHMKVHESQGSESSPAASSGYESSTPPVLGSASSEDPTKTPPSAVQNTSGHSEGLAPNFNEWYV, encoded by the exons ATGACTATGCTTCTCGATAGCGGTCCGCAATTCGCGTCGCTAGGAGTGGGCGGCTTCGGGGCACCAAGGCACCACGACATCAGCAACAGGGACGCGAGCCTTGGACTCAACCCGTTCAGCGAGTCCTCCCACTCGGCAGCGTTCAAAATCAGCCCCGTGGGCCACGAAATCACCTCCGCTCAGACATCAGCTTTCACCCCGCAAGCCGGTGGCTATGCGGCGGCGCTGGGACACGCGCACGGCGGCCAGGTGGGCTCGTACGGCGGGGGGGCGTTCAACTCCACGCGGGACTTTCTCTTTCGGAACCGCAGCGTGGGAGAGTCGGCCGCGCAGAGCGCGCAGCACGGGCTGTTTGCAGCCTCGACCGGGAGCCTCCATGGGCCGCCGGGCATCGCGGACAACCCAGGACATCTGCTCTTCCCCGGACTCCACGAGCAAGGGGTGAGCCACTCGTCGCCGAGTGGACACGTCGTCAACAGCCAGATGCATCTGGGCTTGCGCGGGGACATCTTCGGACGAGCCGACCCTTACCGGCCGGTGGCCAGTCCGCGCGCGGACCCGTACGGCGCGGCGGCGCAGCTGCACAACTACAACCACCCCATCAACATGAACATGGGCATGAACGTGCCCAGCCACCACGGTCCGGGGGCATTCTTCCGCTACATGCGGCAGCCCATCAAGCAAGAACTGTCGTGCAAGTGGATAGACGAGCACCAGATGAACAGACCCAAAAAGACGTGCGACAGGACGTTCAGCACCATGCACGAAATGGTCACGCACGTTTCCATGGAGCACGTCGGCGGGCCCGAGCAGAGCAACCACATCTGCTTCTGGGAGGACTGCCCTCGGGAGGGAAAGTCTTTTAAGGCCAAGTACAAACTCGTCAACCACATCCGAGTGCACACGGGCGAGAAACCTTTCCCGTGCCCCTTCCCGGGTTGTGGGAAAATCTTCGCTCGCTCGGAGAACTTAAAAATCCACAAAAGAACGCACACGG GTGAGAAGCCGTTCAAGTGCGAATTCGACGGCTGTGACCGACGCTTCGCCAACAGCAGCGACCGGAAGAAGCACATGCACGTGCATACGTCAGACAAGCCGTACATCTGCAAAGTGTGTGACAAGTCCTATACGCACCCCAGCTCTCTCAGGAAACACATGAAG GTCCACGAGTCCCAAGGGTCCGAATCGTCCCCGGCAGCAAGCTCCGGATACGAATCATCCACACCCCCGGTTCTGGGCTCAGCCTCCAGCGAAGACCCGACAAAAACGCCCCCGTCAGCCGTGCAAAACACATCCGGACACAGCGAGGGGCTGGCGCCGAATTTTAAC
- the zic6 gene encoding zic family member 6 yields the protein MQTLHPNMTSLARFTGCPLNPGERSGEPSMALPLAGERTGLPTGTSLKLCPSHSLRDYPETRSSAFVDHSRPHFADPGYIEHSGPRGFVIGGGMPPGTDQLASSRGNQHGGMQARYRDFAGCRDARTGAFFASYQEQASGGEPGQMMVGLPGDLLSRSHPYGGAVSPKGGGQQLVTQLLGLYKPFVHRAGGGDTLRRCAKVKSELVCKWSASDGPGGKAAPCSRAFGTLYELVSHVTVEHVGGAEQAEYVCWWERCARDRKPFKAKYKLVNHVRVHTGEKPFPCPFHGCEKVFARSENLKIHKRTHTGEKPFKCEFDGCNRRFANSSDRKKHSHVHSSDKPYMCKVRGCDKCYTHPSSLRKHMKLHCSKEAQSGITTAAASASAASADSHPGESESQLLSPIHDVTSLSPGSPDDSRSRLPLGFDNRSQPLLDALLLQRGSYSTSTTSSLGGPRTQSAQYQAAHAYQHQSPSCRTFPSAPHFQKGFVNGWYTCHSGVDS from the exons ATGCAAACTCTACACCCAAACATGACAAGCCTGGCGCGGTTCACTGGCTGCCCTCTCAACCCGGGGGAGAGGAGCGGCGAACCCAGCATGGCGCTGCCTTTGGCAGGGGAGCGCACGGGACTCCCCACTGGCACTTCCTTAAAACTCTGCCCCTCGCACTCTTTGCGAGACTACCCCGAGACGAGGTCCAGTGCATTCGTTGACCACTCGCGCCCCCACTTTGCTGACCCGGGCTACATAGAGCACAGCGGCCCCAGGGGCTTTGTCATCGGAGGCGGCATGCCACCGGGCACCGACCAGCTGGCATCGTCCCGGGGGAACCAGCATGGCGGCATGCAGGCGCGCTACCGCGACTTCGCTGGCTGCAGGGACGCCAGAACAGGCGCGTTCTTCGCCAGCTACCAGGAGCAGGCCTCCGGCGGCGAGCCCGGTCAGATGATGGTGGGTCTACCTGGGGACCTCCTCAGCAGGAGCCACCCGTACGGGGGCGCCGTAAGTCCCAAGGGGGGCGGTCAGCAGCTTGTCACTCAGCTCCTGGGACTTTACAAGCCCTTCGTGCACCGAGCTGGAGGAGGCGACACGCTCCGCAGGTGCGCTAAAGTCAAGAGCGAGCTGGTGTGCAAGTGGAGCGCGTCCGACGGGCCCGGTGGCAAGGCGGCGCCGTGCTCCAGAGCCTTCGGGACCCTGTACGAGCTGGTCAGCCATGTGACCGTGGAGCACGTCGGCGGAGCAGAACAGGCCGAGTACGTGTGCTGGTGGGAGAGGTGCGCCCGAGATAGGAAGCCCTTCAAAGCCAAATACAAGCTGGTCAACCACGTCAGAGTCCACACAGGGGAGAAGCCCTTCCCGTGTCCCTTTCACGGCTGCGAGAAAGTCTTCGCCAGATCGGAAAACCTCAAAATCCACAAGAGGACGCACACAG GTGAAAAGCCTTTCAAATGCGAATTCGACGGGTGCAATCGAAGGTTCGCCAACAGCAGTGACCGCAAGAAGCACTCGCACGTTCACTCCAGCGACAAGCCGTATATGTGCAAAGTGAGGGGCTGCGACAAGTGCTACACGCACCCGAGCTCTCTGCGCAAGCACATGAAACTGCACTGCAGTAAGGAGGCCCAAAGCGGCATCACCACCGCCGCCGCTTCTGCTTCGGCCGCTTCCGCCGACTCGCATCCCGGCGAGTCCGAGTCCCAGTTGCTCAGCCCCATCCACGACGTGACCTCCTTGTCCCCCGGGAGTCCGGACGACTCGAGGTCACGTCTCCCCCTCGGATTCGACAACAGGTCGCAGCCCCTGCTGGACGCCTTGTTGCTCCAGAGAGGCTCCTATAGTACCAGCACTACCAGCAGTCTCGGTGGCCCCAGAACCCAGTCCGCCCAGTACCAGGCCGCCCACGCTTACCAGCACCAGAGCCCTTCCTGCAGGACTTTCCCATCGGCCCCACATTTCCAGAAAGGTTTCGTCAACGGGTGGTACACATGTCACAGTGGTGTGGACTCCTAA